CTTTCTCTAAGTTACTACTCCTGATTTACCCAATACTTGTAAATATAAAACAGTTTATAAAGAGACTTGATGGGGGAAGGATTAAATAGAGGAGTGATTCTATGAAAACACAGACGAAAGAAAGAGCTCAGATCATTTACTCCATGTTGGAAGATATTCATCAAAACAAAACCGTAAGTGAGGAACAGCTCAATAAATTAACAGAAGTCGCTCAACTATTAAAAGAAGATGTTGAGATCGGAGAGAAAACTTCTGGTGTTTTAGATGATATGAGTGAATTTGGAGAGAGGGCTCTTCAATTATCATCAGAACAGCAATTAAACGATTACCTGAAACAAGAAGATCAAAAAGTAGAAGAGTATTACGATCATTTTAAGATGCTTTTTGAAGAAGAGAGATCATAAAAATGTAGGAAGCTGCTATCTAAGAGGGATTTCTCTTGGGTATCAGTTTTTTTTAGTTAAGAGGAAGGAGATCATGATTTTGTCGAACGATTATGTTGGTCATACGTTTTCATTTTTTATAAAATTAAATAAAACGACCAGTCGTTTTACAGCGAAAATAGAGGAGTGATTGTCGTGTTAGTCATTAAACGATTTAGTGAGTTAACGTTTCAAGAAGCGATTTCGTTATGGAACGAATCGTGGAAGCATTATTTCTCTGATATGACCATGGACCTTAATCGATTCATACTAAAGATTGCTAGTGAAGGAATTTCTTTAGAAAAGTCAGTCGTGGCTGTTTACGATGACAAGTTAGCAGGGTTTGTACTGAACAGTTTTCGAACGATTAACGGCAGACGATATGTATGGAACGGGGGAACCGCAATCGCTCCAGCATTTAGAGGGATGGGTGTAGGTAAGAAGCTCATATCCGTCTGTCTAAATATATATGAAGAAGAGAAGGTTGAGGTCGCAAGGCTCGAAGCCATCAAAGAAAATGAAGCGGCAATAAAACTTTATAAAAGCATGGGGTATGTGACGTTCGAAGAGCTGACGTATCTTCAGCATGAAGGAGTCATTACCACTTGGATTGATGCAAATACAGAGATACAAATCAAGGAAGTATCTATGCACGATATACAACGCCTATCCTTATTCAAGCCTACTACCCCATGGCAGACTCAATTTCAGAGTTTAAAAGATTTTATTTGTGTGATGGGAATGAAAGACGAGATTCCACTCGGATACGCCGTGTATAAGAAAATGCATAAAGAAACAGGAGAGCTTTCGGCTATTCTACTCTATCAATGTGTGACCAACGAACAGAATGACTTACAAGAGGATACAGTTAGAGAATTAGTAAAAAGGGTATTTGCGCCAGCTGAAGGATCTGTAAAAAGAATGACAATAAATATACCTAAAAAGGAGGACTACTTAAACAAACTGCTGCGTGAAACAGGGTTTACGACGTATGTTGAACAAGTACACATGGAACGAATAATCAGACAAACAAACGACTCTCAAGCCGTGAAAACTTTTTCCGAAATAGACTGAAAACTCTGTTATACTTATATAAGACGTGTCATAAATGGAGGAAGCATCATGCCTAAAGTTTCAGCTGAGTACAAAGAAGAGAAACGCAACCACATTCTTGAGAGCGCCTTAAAATGCTTCAGTGAAAAGGGATATCAAGCTACGATTATTGACGACATCGTTAAAGATTCAAATATTAGTAAAGGTGCGATCTATAACTATTTTGCTAGTAAAGAAGAGATCTATCTGCAACTGTTAAAAAAGCGGACAGATGAGTTTTTTGAAGATATGGAACAAGAGAACGCTTCTCTCACAAGTGCTGGCAAAAAGCTTGAAAATCTTTTCAAACGCTGGAAAAAGCAAGAGTTAAAAGAAGATGATCAGCAGACAATGCGTGTATACATTGAATTCTGGCTTTATGGGTCAAGACAAGAAGATTTAAAGTCTATTCTTGCAGCACGATATAATCGGTTTATCGATTATATTGTGAAGATCATTAAAGAGGGTCAGGAATCAGGAGAAATCAAAAAAGAGTTGGATCCGCAAAACATTTCACGTATTTTTTGGGCTCTTCGTGATGGCAACGTGCTTCACTATTCTTTTCTAGGAGAAGAAGAGCAGTATCGAATCGCTTGGGATACCATTGAAGAGATGTTTTTGAGCTATGTGAAAAACGAAATAAAGAGTGGGCACCAGGATTAATGGTGTCTTTTTTATTTGTGTTAATAGATTCTATTTTAGTGAGGGTATATGAACATTTGTACATGTCGAGATAAGTCGACTCGCGGATATATGAGCAAAACCTGCCGGGATTATGCTCCAAACTCGCGGGAATAAATTCATAATTTCAGGGATTATCATAATTATTTCTTGAATAATCAACGGAAATACCCTACGAGGTATGGATGATAGCTGGCTTTCTTTAGCCAAACAGCCCACGTCCTATTCAAGATGTATTTACTGACTAGTTTTGTCTAAGGAGTTCCACTTTTGTTGGGAATTATCGACCAAATGGTCCTATCGAGATGCTATAAAAAAGAGTAGACTTAGAAGTAACATATTTGTAATGTAACTTTCTATAAGGATATTCGACTACATAAATACATAGAGATAGGGGGCCATCCGAAGTGAAAGAAACGTTCGACCGACTTTACGATGAGTACCATACGGCATTATTTCAATTCATATTCTATATGGTACGAAATCGAGAATCGGCAGAAGATCTTGTGCAAGAGGTTTATATCCGGGTATTAAACGCTTACGAAAGTTTCGAAGGCAAGAGTTCAGAGAAAACATGGTTGTATTCCATTGCCAGGCACGTGGCCATTGACTGGCTTAGAAAACAATCCAGACGCAACAAAAGGTTCCTATTCTTCGATATAAAAGAAAGTGAAAATGTATTGCGTGATGGAGATCCCCTTCCAGAAGAATTAGTTGCAAAAAAAGAGTCTTACAGAGATTTATATACAATGATGAAACGTTGTTCACTCGATCAGCAGCAAGTGCTTGTACTTCGGTACATTCAATCATTATCGATCTCAGAAACTGCGCAAATATTAAGTTGGACGGAAAGTAAAGTGAAGACCACCCAGCACCGGGCTATAAAGGAATTGCGCAAATGGCTGGATCAGCAACCGGGCCTGGAGGAGGAATTGAAAGATGGAACCAATTAAGTGGAATGACGAAAAAATTGAACAGCATCTTAAGCATTTGCCCCCTATAAGAGACCGCCGATCTAAGCAGGAGCTTTTCTTAAAGGTTCAGGCAAATATTAATTATAAGGATAATAAATGGAAGAGGCTTCCTACATGGAGTCTCCCGGCACTCGCTACAGCTTGTGCGCTTGTCATCTTTGGTGTTTTCGCTCCAGATTTAATGAAGAACGGCGTACAGATGGAAAACTCCAAAGTCGCTCAGAATTCGGATAAGATGGAAGAAAAATCGTTAGATGGCTCAGCAGATAAGGATCAAAACTCAGCTGGAATCATGAAAGCTGAACCTTCTATTGCTTATCACGCACCTTATTTGGATAAAAATTTAAAAGCAATGAAAAAAGACTGGGTGACTGTTGGCTATTTGGATGAACAAGCACAGCTTGTCATACCTGTAAGTTTTTTAACAGATGAAGATTATTACGTCAATAAAGTGAATAAAGAACTTAAAGCATTCAATCCGAGCGATGTTGGGTTAACGGATAGTCCTTTAGAAAAAGCCACAATTACGGAAGAAGAAGAGACGGTCGTTGTTGATTTCCCGAAGGATTCGATTAACGAAGCAGAAGAACCATTGTTACAAGCACTCATATCGATGACTTTTGCCAATGAAGGACAGAAGGCGAAAGTGGAACTTCGCATGAACGGTAAAAATGGCTATGAATTTCCGCGATTCGGTACGGTTTCAGAGTGGAATCTTCAGGTTCCGGGAGCTCCTCACTTCCGTTATGACGCTCCATCAACAGATTCATTTATTGTAAGTCTGTTTTCTACGGGGGTAGACGCTGATTCGATACCAAAGGAGTTTACAGATGCTCTTGAGATGATGGATGATGAGCAAGAGCGTGGGCTTCAACCATTGTTACCGAAAAACACGGTGCTAGGTGTAAACGTAATAAGCAAGGATGATGTAGAGATTACATTTCCTGATTCTATAAAGTTATCAGCAAATGACACAGAAGACCTGATGATGATTGATGCTATTCTATTAACAGCTGAAAGCTACGGTTTTGAGTCCGTGAAGTTTAATAATACGAAACTCGATTCGATCGGTCCTTATCAGCTTGATGAAGAGATTGAAGGAGTGACGGGCTCAAATTTCTATCAATAATCTATAAAAAAAAGTTGTCGAAAAAGGCTGCAATTTGCAGTCTTTTTTCTATCGAAAGAAAGTAACTTAAGTCGTGTGATCTTCGACTAATGAAGTGAAAGAGTTCAATAAAGAGAGGATGTTAAACATGAAACGTTTACTCGTCGCAGTAGTTTCATTAGGACTCGCAGCTCTGTTGATATTAGGCGGTGTATCTGCAGCAAAAGCATCTCCATCTTATGATCAAGAAGTAACAGAAACGGCTAAACTCTACAAAGGAACTCCGTTTAAATGGGGCGGCACAACACCAAAAGGATTTGATGCATCAGGGTTTACCACATATATATTCAAAACAACAGTAGTAAACAAAAGTTTGCCAAGAACGTCCGCTGATCAATATAAAGGCGGCACACCTGTTGCAAAGGGCAAAGAAAAATTAGGAGACCTCGTATTCTTTAAAACAAATGGCAAAAGTGTTTCGTTTGTAGGCATCTATATGGGGAATAAAGAGTTTATCGCAGCTACTTCCAAAGGAGTACGCATACAATCACTAGACGCTAAATATTGGAAGGGTACGTATGTCGGAGCAAAAAGATATTTACCTTAAGATAGTATGACTGTCCTCGATCGTGAGGGCAGTTTTTTTTCACTAATCGATAACACCATTTTGGTTAAAAGAGAAAGCAATAGGGTCATACTGTTAATGATGAAAATGAGGTGGCACAGATGACCATAATTAAACTTGGTTTTGTAGCGATGAGTATGGAACTGAAAAATGCTTCTCCGTCCAAAACGATGACCTATAAACAATTTAGCCAGCTGCAGAATAGAGAAGCGGGATTGAGAAAGCTTGAGCGTATATCGCATGCCAATATAACCAATACGCTAAGAGTGTTAAAGCATGCTGTGGCTAACGATGTACGGTTTTACCGAATGACCTCCAGAATCATTCCGCTAGCCAACCACAGTGAACTTTTAGATTGGGATTATATCAGTCCTTTAAGAGATTCACTACACGAAATAGGGCAATATGCCAAGCAACATAATATGAGGCTAGACTTTCATCCTGACCATTTTGTTTTGATCAATTCGCCAAAGAAAGAGATACTTAAAAATTCTCTTAAGACGCTACAGCTGCACTACAAATTACTAAAAAATATAGGAATCGATACAGAACATCGATGTGTGATGCATGTAGGTGGAAACTATAAAGAAACGGATGTAGCGCTTGAACGATTTGTGCAGAATTGGGGAAGCGTTCCGTTATCGATACAAAAGATGATTATGCTTGAGAATGATGATACTTCTTTTACTATGGCGGATGCACTGTACCTATGTGAAAAGCTGCAAATTCCTCTCGTATTCGATTACCACCATCACCTCGCATATCATCATGATGAGAACTGGATTCAGCATTGGCCACGAGTAATAGAGTCATGGAAAACTTCACCGTTGCCATTGAAGATGCATATCTCGAGTCCAAAGAACGAAAAGCAATTTAGGAATCATGCAGACTATGTTGATGTAAATATGTTTTTCGATTTTTTAAACCAAGTAAAAGGAAGTGTAGATAAAATAGATTGTATGATCGAATCCAAGAAAAAAGATTTAGCCCTTTTTCAGCTTATGAAAGAAATAAAAGAAAGAAAAGATGTGGAAGTTCTAGATGGAGCATCTTTTCGTCTGAAGTAAAACCTTTGCTACGGCAGAGGTTTTTTATTTTCCGGGAAATTTGTCGAAAAATTTGTAAACTTTATCGTTGACGAATGAAAAGAAGTGTAACTATAATTAAAATACTTAGTAAACAAAAATGTATAAAAAGTATAATAATGATAATTACAAAGTTTCTTAGGAGGAAAAAATGATGAAAAAAGTAATGATGATTACAGGAGCTTCAAAAGGATTGGGTAAAGCGCTTTCTCTATACTTTGCCGGTGAAGGTTATAACTTGGCGATATGTGCAAGAAACGGAGATGCACTTCAACGTGTAAAGAAAGCAGCGATTCAGCTTGGAGTAGAGGTTCTCGCGATAGAAGCAGACATGTCAAAATCAAAAGATGTAGAGCGATTTGTAGCTTTGACAGAAGAGCATTTTGGACGAATAGATGTGCTAATTAACAACGCATCCATCATCGGTCCTAGTCCGATTCCTTATTTGCTTGATTATCCAGAACAAGATTTCGAAGAAGTTCTTCGCGTCAATACGATCGGACCATTTTTAGTTACAAGAAGGGTGTTACCAATCATGCTTCAAAAACAACAAGGAAGTATCATTAACATTACATCAGAAGCGGGTGCAACCGGTTATGCGGGCTGGGGAGCATATGGAATCTCAAAATTTGCCCTTGAAGGACTAACTGAAACGTGGGCAGATGAAGTAAGTGAATCTGGTGTACGTGTGAACATGGTTGATCCTGGTGAGATGGATACAGAAATGCATGAACTAGCTGTACCAGAATGTGATTATGAGCTTGCTAAGCCTGAAGATCTGACGGCTGTTTTTGGATATTTGGCATCAGATGCATCTTCACTCGTTACCGGAAAGCGATTTGAAGCACAGAAGTTTCAGCTTGAGGGGAGTGAATTCTAATGGAAACAGCGATGAAGTTTGAGGTTCCTGATGAATTAAATGCAAAAGAACCACCCGAACGCAGAGGGTTACGTCGAGATTATGTAAAAATGATGGTGCTCGACAAAAATACAGGGAAGACCAATCATACACAGTTCTACCAACTGGACCGTTATTTGAAAAAAGGTGACTTGCTTGTACTTAACGCGAGCCGGACTGTTCCTGCGGTATTAAAAAGTCGGAAAGAAGCAGATGGTACAGAAGTAGAGATTCGACTTGCTCATAGAAAGAATGCATCCAACTGGGAAGCACTTCCCGTTAGCGGAAACGTCAAGAAAGGCGATATCATCTGCTTTTCATCGACATTAACAGCTACTATTACCGAACAGTCAGAAGATACACCTTTTGTTTCATTAGCTTTTAATCTATGCTGCTCATCGCTTTTTAACCAGATCTATGACTTAGGAGAACCTGTCAGGTACGAGTACATCCAGAAGCCTTGGAATCTGGATTACTATCAAACGGTTTTCGCAACCATTCCAGGTTCTGTTGAGATGCCCTCTGCGGGAAGGGCATTCAGTTGGGAGCTTCTGTTCCGACTACAGAAAAAAGGCGTAAGAATCGCTTATATCACGCTTCATACGGGACTTAGTTATTTGCTTGATGATAAGTGGCACAAAGGCCCAGATAAGAACTTTGAAAACTATCATGTACCGAAAGAAACGGCTGACCTCATTTCTGAAACGAAAAATAGTGGAGGTCGAGTAATCGCAGTGGGTACTACAGTCGTAAGGACGCTTGAAACAGTCGCTCAGCTAAATGGAAAGGTTCAGGCAGCTAGCGGATGGACAAATCTATATATTACTGAAAATACGAAACTCGTAGTATGTGATGGACTGATCACAGGGATGCATGAACCGGAGGCGAGTCATCTGCAACTGCTTTCTGCATTCGTAGATCGAACCAAATTATATAACGCTTATAACGATGCGATTCAGAAGCGCTACCTCTGGCACGAGTTTGGCGATATGAATCTAATTCTTTAAGTAAGGAGAATAAGATGCTGCATCATATCGGTCTCTATGTAAGTGATATGAAAAAGTCGTGTGAATTCTATGAAAGAATCCTACCTATTCAAAAGAAAGAAAGTTTCATGTGGAACGATACAGAGCTCGTTTTTTTAATAGGGGAAGGATTTCAGCTTGAATTGTTGCCTAATTCAGCAGATCACGCTGCATGCAGTCATATCGCATTTAGCGTGGCCTCTGTTACGGAGAAAATAGAAGAACTATACCAAGAGGAAATTCTTTTAACAGAAGGGCCGTATGATCTTCCGAACGGTTGGAGAACTGTTTTTTACGAAGGTCCAGATGGAGAAGAGATTGAATTTATACAGACGAGGACCCCTCACTGATATAGATTGTCACTCTAAATAATAATAGAAAAAAATTAAAGAACAGATAAAAGGAGAAATCAAATGATTAAAGGGCTTTACGAAGCACATTTGCCTGTCAGTAATCTTAAGAAATCTATTGAGTTTTATAAAAAACTAGATTTAGAAATCGCTTATCAACAAGAAAATTTAGTGTTTTTCTGGATTGAGAAAGGAAAAAGTTGGTTGGGATTATGGGAAACAGACAAGGTTAAAACACCCTATCACCCATCGTTAAGACATATCGCTTTTCAAATTGATAGAGATAATATGTTAAGCATTAAAGAATGGTTAGAAGAAAGAGAAATAGAAGTCTCTACTAATTTTGGATTTCCACCTGAAAAACAACCATTAGTGTTACCTAATAACCCACAAGCTCATGCAGCAATCTATTTTAAGGATCCAGATGGAAATAGCATTGAGTTAATTGCTCCGTTAAGATTGGATTTTGAAGAAGAATTTAAGATGATGACACTAGAAGAATGGAATAAAACAAAATAAATTAGCGCTTTTTCAAATACACCACCTACGTTCCTACAAATAAAGAGCTAAACCTTTAACTATGAAAAGCTTTCATCAGAAATGGACCATCGGGAACTTCAAGATCTCTGTATGTCTTAAACAAGTTTGTCTGGTCGTACGGTATCGATTTAAATTCGATTCTTAGTTCCTGTTCATCTGTAATATAAACAATAGCATATCGTGCTTCGGCAACCTTATTACAGCCTAGTGCACCAGGATTCACGATATGAGTTTGATCTACTTTGAAATCATGAAGGATATGATGATGACCAAATCCTATAAAATCATGCGTAAGTGAATGTTTAAAAAGCTCTTTCATCACTAAAGAATCAGGTTCACTTATAATCGGCATAAAGGGATCTTCAGATATTGAGGATTCCTTTTTGCCTTCCTTGTAAGGGTAGTGTGTGATGAGAAAGCGGAAACCCTCCTCTTCAAATACAAGCTCTCGGGGAAGTGCGCTCAATGCATGAGCATATGTATCTATTAGCTGATCGGCAATCCATTGATGATGTTGCCTCGCATGACTGTGACTCTTAGGGTGAGACAGACCATATTTTAATGCAAGGACAGCTTCATCGTGATTACCAGTAACCATCTTAATAGATGGCAAGTTAAATAAGCGTTGGAGTACCTCATTTGTAAAAGGACCAATCCCAATCATGTCACCGCCACTAATAAACCGGGAGATTCCCATACCTGTAGCGTCATCAATAACAGCTTGGAGCGCATCAATATTCCCATGAATATCTGTAAAATAAGCAAATAGAGGTTTCAAATTATCGCCACCTTTAACTAGTCATCTTTTATAATAAAAGGGTGTTTTCGTAAGCTTTGTTGCTTTTGGAAGTGTTGATTTCCGTTCCAGACTGCTCACTTTCCACGGGACAGGCGGTGAGCCACATTCGTACGTTTCACTCTTAAGTGTCTCACCTGACCCGTTTCATAGAAGTATTCTTGCTCCTGCGTCTACAAGTTAATGCTATCGCAGTTAGCTTCCTCGTCGCATGTTCTTGCGAGAAGCATCTCATGTAGTTGGCACGCACCTTCCACTCCAATCAACAGTCAAAGAGGTAATTACAAAGATATAAAAGCAACAATCTTTTAGAAAATAGCCTATAAAATAAAGCTAACTCCTTAACTACCAATTTTAGGAGGAGTAGATAATGAAAGTAAAGTTAGGTTTTATTCTGGATATATGCGTTTCTTTAGCTGCATTTTTAAGCATTTTGTACTTAATCTTCATAGGCGAATGGAACAGCATTTATCTTATTTCGTCCTTAATTATAGGGCTTAGCTCGATAATTAGAATATCAAAAGAAGTAAAAGACGGGTTTAAATAAAAAAGCCCTCATAAGGGGCTAAGTTTATTTTAAAAATCGTAGCAGATCACCATAAATGATTTGATCTGACTGATCGAGTTCCTCTTTTGCCTGTTCGATGTATGGCTTACACTTTTCTTCTTCAACAGGTGCTCCAAATGGTTTTACATAACACGTCTCATTTGTATAAATATAGTCGTCTGTAACGAAAGAGCCGTTACGGAGCACCGTTAATTCATGATGTTCTTTTGAAAAAAGATCCGTCCCAAAATGAACGTCATCACTCGATCCAATTCCAAGCAAGTGTAACAGAGTAGGTTTGAGATCGATCTGTCCACCAACCGTATCAAGCTGCTTGCCTTTTTTCCCTGGAACGTGAATGAATAAAGGTACTTGCTGCAGTTCCACTTGATTGTAAGCAGTAAGCGTTGCTTTGCTTAACACATCGGCCATCGCTTCTTGATGCCGTTCTGATATGCCGTAATGGTCCCCATAAACGACTACGACTGAGTTCTCATATAATCCTGAGCTCTTCAGGTCTTCAAAAAACTGGCGCAATGCTTCGTCCGCGTAGCGAACGGTTGTAAAATAGCGACTAACTGTTCCATCATCTACAGGATAAGGCTCAATCCACTGTTCTTTTTCATTGATCAAATAAGGATGATGGTTAGTAAGCGTAATAAAACGAGCATAAAAAGGCTGCGGCAGCTTCGTTAAATACGGCATGGACTGCTTAAAGAAAGGTATATCTTTAAGTCCATAGTTAATTGAATTTTCTTCTGTAACGTTATAATATTCTTCACTATAAAACTTGTCATACCCCATCGTCTTATAGATGACGTCGCGGTTCCAGAAGCTTTTATTATTACCGTGAAAAACAGCAGAATAATAGCCGTTTGATTTTAAAATTTCAGGCATAGCGTTGTATTCGTTCAACGGATGTGTTTGAAAAACAGCACCCCTTGGCAATGGATATAGGGAATTATCGATCAAAAACTCAGAATCGGATGTCTTTCCTTGTCCGGTTTGATGATAAAAGTTATTAAAATAATAGCTAGATTCAGCAAGTTCGTTTAAGAAAGGTGTAACTTCTTCTCCGTTGATTTTGTAATTCAGTACAAAATTTTGGGTAGATTCTAGAGATACCATGATTAAGTTTTTTCCTTTTGCAATTCCATAGAGCTCAGGGTTGTTAACCGTTTCTTTTTTTATATCCTTTAAAATTTCCTCTGCATCCATATTGCTTGCTAGTGCTTTTTGCATAGAAGACTTGGATTGAAGCATGATATCGTACAGATGATAATTGAACGTTCCTAAGCTTTTCACAAGAATTTCCCTGTCAAATGTACGGGTCAAAAGCTGCGGCCGGTTTATTTCTGCAAGAATTAAATGAACAGACAATATGGCAACACCGCATAAAAATAATTTTCTTCGGTCTACCGGCTTTAATAGATGATTAGACTTCCATCTCGTCTGCTTTAATAGATAAGCTAATAGAAGCAGATCAACAAAAAAGAAAATGTCAGTGATATAGATCAGTTCATAAACACTGTTTCCAATATCTCCAACATTCTTCGTTTGAAACAATACCGGAATCGTAAGGAAGTCGGTAAAGAATCGATAATAGACGACGTTCGCATACAATATAAAGCTATAAATGAAGGAAAGCCATAGGATGACTCGTCTTCTTTTAGCAGGTGGAGCAAGGTTTGCTAAACAAAAATAGAGTACGAGAAAACTTAACGGATTTAAAAATAATAAAATTTCTTGCAGGAAATGATCGATAGGCAGCGTAAATGAAACTTTATAAACAATATAGGTTTTCAACCAAAGCAAAGAAATAGCCAGGAAGATTGCTGCGTGTTTTGTTTTAGCATTCATAGGTATAACCCTCCTGTAATGAAACGGAAATCTTTACCATTGTAGGCTATTTCTCGAAAGATTAAAAGTGATAGAGGACCTTTTTTTAAGTAGAGGGAGAAATAGAGAAACCATGACATTACCACAAGGCTTGCATCATATAGAAATAAACGTGCAGAATCTAGACAAAACGAAAGCTTTTTATGAATGGCTACTGCCAGAGTTAGGTTTTTCTCTTTTTCAGGAATGGGAAAAAGGTTTTAGCTACAAAATGGAATCACTATATCTTGTTTTTGTACAAACGGAGAATTCTTACAATGACATACCTTTTCACAGAAAGCGACCAGGACTTAATCACCTGGCCTTTTGGGCTAAATCACGTGCGCAAATAGAGCACCTTCGTGTACAATTAAAGAAGAAAAATATTTCCTTTTTGTACGAGGACAAGTTTCCTTTTGCAGGAGGAGAAAATCATTATGCTTTATTCTTTGAAGATCCAGATCGATTAAAAATTGAAATCGTTGCGCCGAGGTGAATGAAGATATGATAGAACAAGAAAAAGAAACAAAGCAAAAAAGTGAATGGGTTAGCTGGTTAAAGGCGATTGGCTTTGCTTTAGTCTTTGTATTTATCACAAAAGCCTATTTCTTTGCTCCATATATGGTTGAAGGTGCATCTATGTCACCAACTCTTCACGATCAAGAAAAGCTTTATGTTAATAAAATTGTTTACGCGTTTTCTGAGCCACAAAAAGGGGATATCGTAATCATTAAAGGTGACGA
This is a stretch of genomic DNA from Fictibacillus halophilus. It encodes these proteins:
- a CDS encoding GNAT family N-acetyltransferase; this encodes MLVIKRFSELTFQEAISLWNESWKHYFSDMTMDLNRFILKIASEGISLEKSVVAVYDDKLAGFVLNSFRTINGRRYVWNGGTAIAPAFRGMGVGKKLISVCLNIYEEEKVEVARLEAIKENEAAIKLYKSMGYVTFEELTYLQHEGVITTWIDANTEIQIKEVSMHDIQRLSLFKPTTPWQTQFQSLKDFICVMGMKDEIPLGYAVYKKMHKETGELSAILLYQCVTNEQNDLQEDTVRELVKRVFAPAEGSVKRMTINIPKKEDYLNKLLRETGFTTYVEQVHMERIIRQTNDSQAVKTFSEID
- a CDS encoding TetR/AcrR family transcriptional regulator — its product is MPKVSAEYKEEKRNHILESALKCFSEKGYQATIIDDIVKDSNISKGAIYNYFASKEEIYLQLLKKRTDEFFEDMEQENASLTSAGKKLENLFKRWKKQELKEDDQQTMRVYIEFWLYGSRQEDLKSILAARYNRFIDYIVKIIKEGQESGEIKKELDPQNISRIFWALRDGNVLHYSFLGEEEQYRIAWDTIEEMFLSYVKNEIKSGHQD
- the sigX gene encoding RNA polymerase sigma factor SigX, whose protein sequence is MKETFDRLYDEYHTALFQFIFYMVRNRESAEDLVQEVYIRVLNAYESFEGKSSEKTWLYSIARHVAIDWLRKQSRRNKRFLFFDIKESENVLRDGDPLPEELVAKKESYRDLYTMMKRCSLDQQQVLVLRYIQSLSISETAQILSWTESKVKTTQHRAIKELRKWLDQQPGLEEELKDGTN
- a CDS encoding GerMN domain-containing protein → MEPIKWNDEKIEQHLKHLPPIRDRRSKQELFLKVQANINYKDNKWKRLPTWSLPALATACALVIFGVFAPDLMKNGVQMENSKVAQNSDKMEEKSLDGSADKDQNSAGIMKAEPSIAYHAPYLDKNLKAMKKDWVTVGYLDEQAQLVIPVSFLTDEDYYVNKVNKELKAFNPSDVGLTDSPLEKATITEEEETVVVDFPKDSINEAEEPLLQALISMTFANEGQKAKVELRMNGKNGYEFPRFGTVSEWNLQVPGAPHFRYDAPSTDSFIVSLFSTGVDADSIPKEFTDALEMMDDEQERGLQPLLPKNTVLGVNVISKDDVEITFPDSIKLSANDTEDLMMIDAILLTAESYGFESVKFNNTKLDSIGPYQLDEEIEGVTGSNFYQ
- a CDS encoding C40 family peptidase; translated protein: MKRLLVAVVSLGLAALLILGGVSAAKASPSYDQEVTETAKLYKGTPFKWGGTTPKGFDASGFTTYIFKTTVVNKSLPRTSADQYKGGTPVAKGKEKLGDLVFFKTNGKSVSFVGIYMGNKEFIAATSKGVRIQSLDAKYWKGTYVGAKRYLP
- the uvsE gene encoding UV DNA damage repair endonuclease UvsE yields the protein MTIIKLGFVAMSMELKNASPSKTMTYKQFSQLQNREAGLRKLERISHANITNTLRVLKHAVANDVRFYRMTSRIIPLANHSELLDWDYISPLRDSLHEIGQYAKQHNMRLDFHPDHFVLINSPKKEILKNSLKTLQLHYKLLKNIGIDTEHRCVMHVGGNYKETDVALERFVQNWGSVPLSIQKMIMLENDDTSFTMADALYLCEKLQIPLVFDYHHHLAYHHDENWIQHWPRVIESWKTSPLPLKMHISSPKNEKQFRNHADYVDVNMFFDFLNQVKGSVDKIDCMIESKKKDLALFQLMKEIKERKDVEVLDGASFRLK
- a CDS encoding SDR family NAD(P)-dependent oxidoreductase, giving the protein MMKKVMMITGASKGLGKALSLYFAGEGYNLAICARNGDALQRVKKAAIQLGVEVLAIEADMSKSKDVERFVALTEEHFGRIDVLINNASIIGPSPIPYLLDYPEQDFEEVLRVNTIGPFLVTRRVLPIMLQKQQGSIINITSEAGATGYAGWGAYGISKFALEGLTETWADEVSESGVRVNMVDPGEMDTEMHELAVPECDYELAKPEDLTAVFGYLASDASSLVTGKRFEAQKFQLEGSEF
- a CDS encoding S-adenosylmethionine:tRNA ribosyltransferase-isomerase, translating into METAMKFEVPDELNAKEPPERRGLRRDYVKMMVLDKNTGKTNHTQFYQLDRYLKKGDLLVLNASRTVPAVLKSRKEADGTEVEIRLAHRKNASNWEALPVSGNVKKGDIICFSSTLTATITEQSEDTPFVSLAFNLCCSSLFNQIYDLGEPVRYEYIQKPWNLDYYQTVFATIPGSVEMPSAGRAFSWELLFRLQKKGVRIAYITLHTGLSYLLDDKWHKGPDKNFENYHVPKETADLISETKNSGGRVIAVGTTVVRTLETVAQLNGKVQAASGWTNLYITENTKLVVCDGLITGMHEPEASHLQLLSAFVDRTKLYNAYNDAIQKRYLWHEFGDMNLIL
- a CDS encoding VOC family protein — translated: MLHHIGLYVSDMKKSCEFYERILPIQKKESFMWNDTELVFLIGEGFQLELLPNSADHAACSHIAFSVASVTEKIEELYQEEILLTEGPYDLPNGWRTVFYEGPDGEEIEFIQTRTPH
- a CDS encoding VOC family protein — protein: MIKGLYEAHLPVSNLKKSIEFYKKLDLEIAYQQENLVFFWIEKGKSWLGLWETDKVKTPYHPSLRHIAFQIDRDNMLSIKEWLEEREIEVSTNFGFPPEKQPLVLPNNPQAHAAIYFKDPDGNSIELIAPLRLDFEEEFKMMTLEEWNKTK